The following proteins are co-located in the Microcystis wesenbergii NRERC-220 genome:
- a CDS encoding Uma2 family endonuclease produces the protein MTTLLVQATSAPLMIDLPWIMPMTEEQFYEFCLANRDLRIERSASGEVIVMPPAFSDTGNRNLNIAVQLGNWSELDGTGLGFDSSAGFTLPNGATRSPDAAWIKLERWNALTEKQKASFAPICPDFVIELRSASDTVSSLQKKMEEYIANGTLLGWLIDRQNRQVYIYRPHQEPEILNAPETISGDPELPGFVLVMAKIW, from the coding sequence ATGACGACACTACTTGTGCAAGCGACCTCGGCTCCTTTGATGATTGATCTTCCTTGGATTATGCCGATGACGGAGGAGCAATTTTATGAATTTTGTTTAGCCAATCGGGATTTACGCATTGAACGCAGCGCTAGTGGAGAAGTGATCGTTATGCCCCCTGCTTTTTCAGATACGGGTAATCGCAATCTTAATATAGCTGTGCAACTGGGGAACTGGTCAGAACTAGATGGAACGGGGCTTGGGTTTGATTCCAGTGCGGGTTTTACGCTGCCCAATGGTGCGACTCGTTCACCCGATGCTGCTTGGATTAAATTAGAACGCTGGAATGCTTTAACAGAAAAACAAAAAGCCTCTTTTGCCCCCATCTGTCCCGATTTTGTCATTGAATTACGTTCTGCTAGTGATACAGTATCCAGTTTGCAGAAAAAGATGGAAGAATATATTGCCAATGGTACTTTATTGGGTTGGTTAATAGATCGCCAAAATCGCCAAGTCTATATTTATCGTCCCCATCAAGAACCGGAGATTTTAAATGCTCCTGAAACCATTAGTGGTGATCCAGAATTGCCGGGGTTTGTATTAGTAATGGCTAAGATTTGGTAA
- a CDS encoding PEP-CTERM sorting domain-containing protein (PEP-CTERM proteins occur, often in large numbers, in the proteomes of bacteria that also encode an exosortase, a predicted intramembrane cysteine proteinase. The presence of a PEP-CTERM domain at a protein's C-terminus predicts cleavage within the sorting domain, followed by covalent anchoring to some some component of the (usually Gram-negative) cell surface. Many PEP-CTERM proteins exhibit an unusual sequence composition that includes large numbers of potential glycosylation sites. Expression of one such protein has been shown restore the ability of a bacterium to form floc, a type of biofilm.): MNHVWYFSLGAVFGAVVSAPMAAYSFPIASPGTEGIKVLVSNTSPVIATYEGNSASFSNSLYLMLDGLGNPGDDGDFSNDLFIFNNLSSTVGSTVSLGSFSIGAELIFRLFVQNTGNNFFTGPASRNPDNKTHARVQENWMPNKTLVSFEDLFNGPFNYNDLSFSFTNTNTGTMLVPEPTSTLSLLVLGTLGAASTLKRQLKSSKSSEKETTKVS, translated from the coding sequence ATGAATCACGTTTGGTATTTCTCACTAGGAGCAGTTTTTGGGGCGGTTGTCTCCGCTCCGATGGCGGCATATTCCTTTCCCATAGCATCCCCAGGCACTGAAGGGATAAAAGTGTTGGTAAGTAATACTTCTCCAGTAATAGCGACTTATGAGGGCAATTCTGCCTCGTTCAGCAACAGTTTGTACTTAATGCTTGATGGATTAGGCAACCCTGGTGACGATGGAGATTTTTCTAACGATCTTTTTATCTTCAATAATCTCTCTTCGACAGTGGGTAGTACGGTATCATTAGGTTCTTTTTCTATCGGTGCTGAATTGATATTCCGACTGTTTGTCCAAAATACAGGGAATAACTTTTTTACCGGACCCGCTAGCCGAAATCCAGACAACAAGACTCATGCCAGAGTGCAAGAAAACTGGATGCCAAACAAAACTTTAGTCAGCTTTGAAGATCTGTTTAATGGTCCATTTAATTACAATGACCTGAGCTTCTCTTTTACCAATACCAACACCGGTACTATGCTAGTGCCTGAACCCACCTCAACCCTCAGTCTCCTCGTCCTCGGCACTCTCGGCGCAGCTTCAACCCTCAAGCGCCAATTGAAATCCTCCAAATCCTCAGAAAAAGAAACCACAAAAGTCTCCTAA
- a CDS encoding SIMPL domain-containing protein encodes MNYRKFCLAFLLSLILINTGLVMPSYANERELRTITVTGEGIENIATSQAIVRLGVEIQGKEAGKVQRETANRSDAVVKFLRSRQVEKLETTGISLQPNYDFSNNQRRLIGYIGANLISFQVDIAQAGILIDEAVKVGATRIDGVSFTAGESAIAAAQRTALIKATEQAREQATIVLQALGLVPKETVSIQVGNTGNPVPIARSEAVFRSADAASSPVIGGEQTLRAAVTLEISY; translated from the coding sequence ATGAATTACAGAAAATTTTGCTTGGCTTTTTTGCTGTCCCTTATCCTCATCAACACCGGATTAGTTATGCCTAGTTACGCAAACGAAAGAGAATTGAGGACAATTACCGTAACGGGAGAAGGAATAGAAAATATCGCCACTTCTCAAGCAATAGTGCGCTTAGGGGTAGAAATTCAAGGCAAAGAAGCGGGTAAGGTGCAGCGGGAAACCGCCAATCGTAGCGATGCGGTGGTTAAATTTCTCCGTTCCCGTCAAGTGGAAAAATTGGAAACCACCGGCATTAGTTTACAGCCCAATTACGACTTCAGCAACAATCAAAGACGTTTAATCGGTTATATCGGGGCTAATTTGATTAGTTTTCAGGTTGATATAGCCCAAGCGGGGATTTTAATCGATGAAGCGGTGAAAGTCGGGGCAACACGCATCGATGGGGTCAGTTTTACTGCTGGAGAATCAGCGATCGCAGCCGCCCAAAGAACCGCTCTCATCAAAGCCACGGAACAAGCTAGAGAACAGGCGACAATCGTGTTACAAGCCCTCGGTTTAGTGCCGAAAGAAACGGTTTCTATCCAAGTGGGTAATACAGGTAATCCCGTGCCAATAGCTCGCTCAGAAGCGGTTTTTCGGAGTGCCGATGCTGCCAGTAGCCCGGTTATCGGAGGGGAACAAACCCTGCGCGCTGCTGTCACCCTCGAAATTAGCTATTAA
- a CDS encoding alpha/beta fold hydrolase — MNYPNFLPTVREGLSEDTSLALLENIQQIAIDSPIYPRSILTTYSQQGQGQPPFVLLHGFDSSLLEFRRLLPFLAQNRETWAIDLLGFGFTERYPDLQVSPKTIKSHLYHFWRTAIAKPIILVGASMGGAVALDFALSYPEIVAKLVLIDSAGLANPPVLGKLMFSPLDKWATNFLANPRVRQNISRTAYFDATLATVDACTCANLHLNCPHWSEALISFTKSGGYGAFLPKLSQINRETLIIWGENDQILGTKDAKIFQQALPNNQLVWIPRCGHVPHLEKPELTAAAIVKFAS; from the coding sequence GTGAATTATCCCAACTTTTTACCCACTGTTAGGGAGGGATTGAGTGAAGATACCTCCCTTGCTCTCCTCGAAAATATCCAACAAATTGCCATCGATAGCCCCATCTATCCTCGATCGATTCTAACTACCTATAGTCAACAAGGGCAAGGTCAACCGCCTTTTGTCCTCCTGCACGGTTTTGATAGTTCCCTGCTGGAATTTCGGCGTTTACTACCTTTCCTCGCCCAAAATAGGGAAACTTGGGCGATAGATCTACTCGGCTTCGGTTTTACTGAGCGATACCCAGATTTACAAGTATCTCCGAAAACTATTAAAAGCCATCTTTACCATTTCTGGAGAACTGCGATCGCCAAACCGATAATTTTAGTCGGTGCTTCCATGGGGGGTGCAGTGGCCCTAGATTTTGCCCTCTCCTACCCAGAAATAGTGGCAAAATTAGTCCTGATTGACAGCGCAGGACTAGCTAACCCCCCAGTTTTGGGTAAATTGATGTTTTCTCCCCTCGATAAGTGGGCAACTAATTTTTTAGCCAATCCCCGCGTGCGTCAAAATATCAGTCGTACTGCCTATTTTGATGCAACTTTGGCCACTGTTGATGCTTGCACCTGTGCCAATCTGCACCTGAATTGTCCCCACTGGAGTGAGGCTTTAATCTCCTTTACCAAAAGTGGCGGTTATGGGGCATTTTTGCCGAAATTAAGCCAAATAAACCGAGAAACGCTGATTATTTGGGGAGAAAACGATCAAATCTTAGGCACAAAAGACGCGAAGATATTTCAGCAGGCCTTACCCAATAATCAACTGGTCTGGATTCCTCGCTGTGGTCATGTTCCCCACCTCGAAAAACCGGAACTTACCGCAGCCGCGATAGTTAAATTTGCGAGCTAA
- the gatB gene encoding Asp-tRNA(Asn)/Glu-tRNA(Gln) amidotransferase subunit GatB — MSATEYEAIIGLETHCQLNTKSKIFCSCPTNFDSPPNTNVCPVCLGYPGVLPVLNQEVLASAVKLGLAIDGKITPHSKFDRKQYFYPDLPKNYQISQYDLPIVEQGQLEIEIVDKKTKEVSRKIIGITRLHMEEDAGKLVHAGSERLSGSTHSLVDFNRTGVPLLEIVSEPDLRTGAEAAEYAQELRRLVRYLGISDGNMQEGSLRCDVNISVRKKGTEKFGTKVEIKNMNSFSAIQKAIEYEIDRQIEAIKNGELIVQETRLWEEATQRTISMRKKEGSSDYRYFPEPDLPPLEVSPEQLKAWAEELPELPARKRLRYEEEFGLSPYDARVLTDDRTVAEYFETAVIAGANAKLVANWISQDIAAYLNNNKLTITEIALQASDLAELVKLIETGTISGKIAKEILPELLSQGGSPKALVEKKGLIQISDTSAIEKLIEEIIAAHPSELEKFRAGKTNLKGFFVGQVMKKSGGKADPKLTSQILDQKLSG; from the coding sequence ATGTCTGCCACTGAATACGAAGCAATTATCGGTTTAGAAACCCACTGTCAACTCAACACCAAAAGCAAGATATTTTGTTCCTGTCCCACCAACTTCGATAGTCCCCCCAATACTAACGTCTGTCCCGTCTGTTTGGGTTATCCGGGGGTATTACCCGTCCTTAACCAAGAAGTCCTGGCCAGTGCCGTTAAACTGGGATTAGCTATCGATGGTAAAATCACACCTCATAGCAAATTCGATCGCAAACAGTATTTTTATCCCGACCTGCCGAAAAATTATCAAATTTCCCAGTATGATCTCCCTATTGTCGAACAGGGTCAACTAGAAATCGAGATCGTCGATAAAAAAACTAAGGAAGTTAGCCGCAAAATTATCGGCATTACCCGTCTGCACATGGAAGAAGACGCGGGAAAACTGGTTCATGCTGGCAGCGAACGTCTCTCCGGTTCCACCCATTCCCTCGTGGATTTTAATCGTACAGGTGTACCATTATTGGAAATCGTCTCGGAACCGGATTTACGCACCGGGGCCGAAGCGGCGGAATATGCCCAAGAATTACGGCGTTTAGTGCGTTATCTCGGCATCAGTGACGGCAATATGCAGGAGGGTTCCCTGCGCTGCGATGTCAATATTTCCGTTCGTAAAAAAGGCACTGAAAAGTTCGGGACTAAGGTAGAAATTAAAAATATGAACTCCTTTAGTGCTATCCAAAAAGCCATAGAATACGAGATCGATCGACAAATTGAAGCGATCAAAAATGGGGAATTGATCGTACAGGAAACCCGTCTTTGGGAAGAAGCTACTCAGCGGACGATTAGTATGCGGAAAAAAGAAGGTTCTAGCGATTATCGCTATTTTCCCGAACCGGATTTACCCCCCCTAGAAGTCTCCCCCGAACAGTTAAAAGCTTGGGCGGAAGAATTACCAGAATTACCCGCTCGTAAACGTCTTCGTTATGAAGAAGAATTTGGTCTTTCCCCCTACGATGCCAGGGTTTTAACCGATGATCGCACCGTGGCCGAATATTTTGAAACTGCCGTAATTGCGGGGGCAAATGCGAAATTAGTCGCTAACTGGATCAGTCAAGATATCGCCGCTTATTTGAATAATAATAAGCTGACAATCACGGAAATTGCCCTGCAAGCATCAGACTTAGCCGAATTAGTTAAACTGATTGAAACGGGAACAATTAGTGGCAAAATTGCTAAGGAAATTTTACCCGAACTTCTCAGCCAAGGCGGTTCACCAAAAGCGCTGGTGGAAAAGAAAGGATTAATACAAATTTCTGACACTTCTGCGATCGAAAAACTGATCGAGGAAATTATCGCCGCCCATCCAAGCGAGTTAGAAAAATTCCGGGCGGGTAAAACCAATCTTAAGGGATTTTTTGTCGGTCAAGTCATGAAAAAAAGCGGCGGTAAAGCCGATCCTAAATTAACTAGCCAAATCTTAGATCAAAAACTTTCTGGTTAG
- a CDS encoding ParA family protein translates to MPNSPTTSQLKPNSPKILAVVNGKGGVGKTTTAVNLAAIWGQNQRVLLVDADPQGSSTWWVERNQAGMVFDLAKQINTEKLGELRQIIEYDLIVIDTPPALRSELLTAVIAESDYLILPTPPAPMDLMALIDTVRTAVKPLGIAYRVLLTKVDSRSLKETLEAQNTLLELGIPACHAFVRNYKAHEKAVLDGVAITNWRGKNAQEASADYRRVAEELERDW, encoded by the coding sequence ATGCCAAATTCCCCAACCACCTCGCAATTAAAGCCTAATAGCCCAAAAATTCTCGCTGTTGTCAACGGTAAAGGTGGTGTGGGTAAAACCACCACTGCGGTCAATTTAGCGGCAATTTGGGGGCAGAATCAGCGTGTTTTGCTGGTGGATGCGGATCCGCAGGGTTCCTCCACTTGGTGGGTGGAAAGAAATCAAGCGGGTATGGTATTTGATTTAGCCAAGCAAATTAATACAGAGAAATTAGGAGAATTGCGTCAAATTATCGAGTACGATCTGATCGTGATTGACACACCACCAGCTTTGCGTTCCGAATTACTTACGGCAGTAATAGCAGAATCAGATTATTTAATTTTACCGACTCCTCCCGCACCGATGGATTTAATGGCTTTAATTGACACGGTACGCACGGCAGTTAAACCCCTAGGAATTGCCTATCGGGTTTTATTAACAAAAGTGGATTCTCGTAGTCTTAAGGAAACTTTGGAAGCACAAAATACTTTATTAGAATTAGGTATTCCCGCCTGTCATGCTTTTGTCAGAAATTATAAGGCCCACGAAAAAGCCGTTTTAGACGGGGTAGCTATTACCAATTGGCGCGGTAAAAATGCCCAAGAAGCCAGCGCCGATTATCGTCGTGTGGCCGAAGAATTAGAACGGGATTGGTAG
- a CDS encoding pentapeptide repeat-containing protein codes for MKELERYYKVLGLDHGASLDEINQAYKDLVFIWHPDRIPKDNQRLLEKATAKLQEINQAREQLRQIHQNSPKRSNSAPKTEKQPAHAYKTASPYQPHPSQPGQNSQTHSHKTHSQQTHSQHSHSQNNHQVHNHAAWRPHYRDLNGADLQGANLKEKDLSSRSLIGADLSHADLSDSFLHKVNLEKANLYKANLFRANLLEANLKGANLQEANLIGADLSGADLSAADLRGAKIGFGKRIMVKLTGAILTGTILPDGSIHQ; via the coding sequence ATGAAAGAATTGGAGCGATACTATAAAGTTTTAGGGTTAGATCATGGGGCATCTCTCGACGAGATCAATCAAGCCTACAAAGACTTGGTGTTTATTTGGCATCCCGATCGCATTCCCAAAGATAATCAGCGTCTTTTGGAAAAAGCCACCGCTAAACTGCAAGAAATTAACCAAGCTAGGGAACAATTGCGGCAAATTCATCAAAATTCTCCTAAACGCTCCAATTCCGCCCCTAAAACTGAAAAACAGCCCGCCCACGCCTATAAAACTGCTTCCCCCTATCAGCCTCACCCTAGCCAACCCGGCCAAAATTCCCAAACCCACAGTCATAAAACCCATAGTCAACAAACCCATAGTCAACACAGCCACTCCCAGAATAACCATCAGGTCCACAATCATGCCGCCTGGCGCCCTCACTATCGGGATTTAAACGGAGCCGATTTACAGGGAGCCAACCTGAAAGAAAAAGATCTCTCTAGTCGCAGTCTCATCGGGGCAGATTTAAGCCATGCCGACTTAAGCGATAGCTTCCTGCACAAAGTTAACCTAGAAAAGGCTAATCTGTACAAGGCTAATCTTTTTCGCGCCAATCTCCTCGAAGCTAACCTTAAAGGCGCAAATTTACAGGAAGCCAATCTCATCGGGGCGGATTTAAGCGGGGCAGATCTGTCGGCGGCGGATTTACGCGGGGCAAAAATTGGCTTTGGTAAGCGTATTATGGTGAAATTAACTGGAGCAATTTTAACGGGAACAATTCTCCCCGATGGTTCGATTCATCAATGA
- a CDS encoding AI-2E family transporter, with protein sequence MKFGQWVGFICLIMALYVLWQIRQLLLLIFMAIVFTVALNRCVKGLQRLGIKRGLAILITLLTSLGIVILFFIIIVPPFIEQFQKLIELLPQAWDLVRNNSIRWRQQFQFDWLPSLPNLSDLVQQLQPLGTFVFSNFFTFFSNSVAAILQLLFVLVLAMMMLANPQPYRQAFLKLFPNFYRRRAEEILTLSEAGLGNWLLGIAISSTMVGLFSGFGLLVLQINLVLVHAILAGLLNFIPNIGPTASVIFPILIAVIDAPWKIVAILILYFIIQNVESYWLTPTVMAKQVSLLPAITLIAQIFFAQMFGILGLLLALPLTVVVKTWLDELLFKDILDQWDHGHNKS encoded by the coding sequence GTGAAATTTGGTCAGTGGGTGGGGTTTATCTGTTTAATAATGGCTCTCTATGTATTGTGGCAGATTCGACAGCTATTATTATTGATTTTTATGGCGATCGTGTTTACCGTAGCCTTAAATAGATGTGTGAAAGGATTGCAGAGATTAGGGATTAAAAGGGGTTTGGCTATTTTAATCACCCTGCTGACGAGTCTAGGAATTGTGATTTTATTTTTTATAATTATTGTTCCTCCCTTTATCGAACAGTTTCAAAAATTAATTGAACTTTTACCGCAAGCTTGGGATTTAGTCCGCAATAACTCGATTCGATGGCGACAACAATTTCAATTTGATTGGTTGCCATCGCTGCCTAATTTAAGTGATTTAGTCCAGCAGTTACAACCCTTAGGAACCTTCGTTTTTAGTAACTTTTTTACCTTCTTTTCTAACTCAGTTGCGGCAATTTTGCAATTATTATTCGTGCTGGTGTTAGCAATGATGATGTTAGCCAACCCCCAACCCTATCGACAAGCTTTCTTAAAATTATTTCCTAACTTCTATCGTCGTCGTGCTGAGGAAATTCTTACCCTATCGGAAGCCGGTTTAGGTAATTGGTTGTTGGGAATTGCCATTAGTTCAACTATGGTAGGATTATTCAGTGGTTTCGGTCTTTTGGTTCTACAAATTAATCTAGTTCTCGTTCATGCTATCCTAGCAGGATTGCTCAATTTTATCCCTAATATCGGACCGACTGCTAGTGTGATTTTTCCGATCCTCATTGCTGTTATCGATGCACCTTGGAAAATTGTCGCTATTCTGATTCTCTATTTTATTATCCAAAATGTCGAAAGTTATTGGCTGACACCCACTGTCATGGCTAAACAGGTATCTTTACTACCGGCAATTACCCTAATCGCTCAAATTTTCTTTGCTCAAATGTTTGGCATCTTAGGTTTATTATTGGCTTTACCTTTGACAGTGGTAGTAAAAACATGGTTAGATGAATTATTATTCAAAGACATTTTAGATCAATGGGATCACGGTCATAACAAATCTTAA
- a CDS encoding amino acid ABC transporter substrate-binding protein, whose product MKLIILTLVILSNVFAALPAKSETVLEKIKRTGLLEVAMREDAIPFGYRDSNNNLQGLCLDFIQLLREELKHKLNLRIISVKIYKSTLFNRFQLLENKTVDFECGPNSIRKNIPNVVSFSRPFFVTGTQFLVRSDSQKNFNFSSSLEGISIGVLRDTSTQELLRQKYPLATYQEFQGVTGRLRGIQSLRRNRIDAFASDGILLIGEAVILGLSLGKDYQLIPRNPLNCDYYGFILPANDSQWQEFINGVIVTSENRNIFKTWFNEVASYFIHTWQYCRNNPEESR is encoded by the coding sequence ATGAAATTAATCATTCTTACTCTCGTTATTTTATCTAATGTTTTTGCTGCTCTCCCAGCTAAGTCTGAAACAGTGCTAGAAAAAATTAAACGCACGGGATTATTAGAAGTAGCGATGAGAGAAGATGCGATTCCTTTTGGCTATCGAGATAGTAATAATAATTTGCAGGGATTATGCTTAGATTTTATCCAATTGCTCAGGGAGGAACTCAAGCATAAATTAAACCTCCGAATCATCAGTGTCAAAATTTATAAATCAACTTTATTTAATCGCTTCCAGTTATTGGAAAATAAAACCGTTGATTTCGAGTGTGGTCCTAATAGTATCAGAAAAAATATACCCAATGTTGTCAGTTTTTCCCGTCCTTTTTTTGTGACGGGAACTCAGTTTTTAGTTCGGAGTGATAGTCAGAAGAATTTTAACTTTTCCTCGTCCTTAGAAGGTATAAGTATTGGAGTTTTGCGAGATACCAGCACTCAAGAATTATTAAGACAAAAATATCCTCTTGCTACCTATCAGGAATTTCAAGGAGTGACGGGAAGACTGCGAGGTATCCAAAGTTTAAGAAGGAATAGAATAGATGCTTTTGCTAGTGATGGTATTCTGCTAATTGGAGAAGCTGTCATTCTCGGTTTATCCCTAGGAAAAGATTATCAACTTATCCCCCGCAATCCTTTAAATTGTGATTATTATGGTTTTATTCTTCCCGCTAATGATTCCCAATGGCAAGAGTTTATTAATGGGGTTATCGTCACCAGTGAGAACAGAAATATTTTTAAAACATGGTTTAATGAAGTTGCTTCCTATTTTATACATACCTGGCAGTATTGTCGTAATAATCCCGAAGAATCCAGGTAA
- a CDS encoding DUF2079 domain-containing protein, which yields MHKKNYLFWLVICGTIILFICSSIRHILFQSNALDLGWFDQGVYLISQGKPPIISFVDYHILGDHIAFILYPIALLYKIYPSVYWLLFLQAFSLSIAVFPLWQLAIEAGLEEKKAYTLALVYLLYPLIFNVNLFDFHPEVIAVSAIFWTILAARLNNLWGFCLGIIVILGCKAILSLTLLGMGIWLLLWEKKKIPGIIAIITGILWFIIATKLLIPLLTGKSAVIEMADSRYSYLGDSLPAIIFNLFLKPDLVLGKIFTGNNLEYLILLIIPLVWGLSWRYSAPIIAAIPALALNLLADHAPQKNLTTQYSLPILPFLFLAVIATLAHNGNWLKKPKWIITWATIAFLALAKYGYFWSLYLNSLDTWSATQKALTQITTSESVLTTSRIAPHLTHREMIKLAIEGSQSLDLNQFNYILLDRRHPGWSSSPELIDDHLNKLNQNENFQLIVNQDHVFLYRALTTPQGTK from the coding sequence ATGCACAAAAAAAATTATTTATTTTGGTTAGTTATTTGCGGCACAATAATCCTGTTTATTTGCAGCAGCATCAGACATATTTTATTTCAATCTAACGCTCTCGATCTTGGTTGGTTCGATCAGGGAGTTTACCTAATTTCTCAAGGTAAACCACCGATTATATCTTTTGTTGACTACCATATTTTAGGCGACCATATCGCTTTTATTCTCTATCCTATAGCCTTACTTTATAAAATTTATCCTAGCGTTTATTGGTTGCTTTTCTTACAAGCTTTTTCCCTTTCTATTGCCGTTTTTCCCCTCTGGCAATTGGCAATAGAAGCGGGATTAGAAGAAAAAAAAGCTTATACATTAGCCTTAGTTTATCTGCTCTATCCTTTGATTTTTAACGTTAATCTCTTTGATTTTCATCCTGAAGTTATCGCAGTTTCAGCCATTTTTTGGACAATTTTGGCCGCAAGATTAAATAATCTCTGGGGATTTTGTCTAGGAATCATTGTTATTCTCGGTTGTAAAGCAATTCTCTCTTTAACATTGTTGGGAATGGGTATCTGGTTACTTCTCTGGGAAAAGAAAAAAATCCCAGGAATAATTGCTATTATCACTGGCATTCTTTGGTTTATTATCGCCACGAAATTATTAATCCCTCTCCTGACAGGAAAATCAGCAGTTATTGAAATGGCTGATTCTCGATATAGTTATCTAGGAGATAGTTTACCGGCAATTATCTTTAATCTTTTCCTCAAACCCGATCTTGTCTTGGGAAAAATCTTTACTGGCAATAATCTAGAATACTTAATCCTATTAATTATTCCCTTAGTTTGGGGTTTATCCTGGCGTTATTCTGCCCCAATAATTGCTGCTATTCCCGCACTCGCTTTAAATTTATTGGCAGATCATGCCCCACAAAAAAACTTAACCACTCAATATTCCCTGCCAATTTTGCCCTTTTTATTTCTAGCGGTTATCGCCACTTTAGCCCATAATGGTAACTGGTTAAAAAAACCTAAATGGATAATTACTTGGGCAACTATTGCCTTTCTTGCCTTAGCTAAATACGGCTATTTTTGGTCACTATATTTAAATTCCCTCGATACTTGGTCCGCCACCCAAAAAGCTCTAACCCAAATTACCACCAGTGAGAGTGTCTTGACTACTTCTAGAATTGCCCCCCATCTTACCCATCGAGAAATGATCAAATTAGCGATCGAAGGTTCCCAATCCCTCGATTTAAATCAATTTAATTATATCCTACTCGATCGCCGTCATCCCGGTTGGTCTAGTTCACCAGAACTAATTGATGATCACTTAAATAAACTGAATCAAAATGAGAACTTTCAGTTAATCGTTAATCAGGATCATGTGTTTTTATATCGGGCCTTGACAACCCCTCAAGGAACAAAATAA
- the miaA gene encoding tRNA (adenosine(37)-N6)-dimethylallyltransferase MiaA, which produces MTTSSLPILIVICGATATGKSSLALQLAEKFNSVILSADSRQIYREFNIGTAKPSLEECQRIPHYLIDICDPQDNFTLAQYQEQAEDLITTLHYSPLFLVGGTGLYIKSIVKGLKIPRVSPQPDLRRQLQALGQSYLYQILMQVDEEAAKKIHPHDQVRTLRALEVFYLTGKPISSQQGENPPTYPILQIGLDCSPESLDKRITVRTDQMIAKGLVAEVQHLGDKYGWDLPLLQTLGYAEIKQYLLGEISLEQAIDLIILHTRQFAKRQRTWFRADADIVWFPIDKENLLESVERQIILFLEGLSRPDIKTHDPD; this is translated from the coding sequence ATGACTACTTCCTCTTTACCTATTTTAATTGTTATTTGTGGGGCAACTGCCACGGGAAAATCAAGTTTAGCCCTACAATTGGCTGAAAAGTTTAATTCAGTAATTCTCAGTGCCGATTCCCGACAAATCTATCGAGAATTTAATATTGGCACCGCTAAACCTAGCTTAGAAGAATGTCAGCGGATTCCCCATTATCTAATTGATATTTGTGATCCTCAAGATAATTTTACCCTAGCACAGTACCAAGAACAAGCTGAGGATTTAATCACCACTCTCCACTATTCTCCTCTGTTTTTGGTCGGTGGTACGGGACTTTATATCAAGTCCATTGTCAAAGGTTTAAAAATACCGAGGGTTTCTCCTCAACCGGATTTAAGACGGCAATTACAAGCTTTAGGACAATCCTATCTTTATCAAATTCTGATGCAGGTAGATGAAGAGGCCGCTAAAAAAATTCATCCCCATGATCAGGTCAGGACTTTACGCGCTTTAGAGGTTTTTTATCTGACAGGAAAACCTATCTCTAGTCAGCAGGGAGAAAATCCCCCCACTTATCCAATTTTACAAATTGGTTTAGATTGTTCCCCAGAAAGTTTAGACAAGCGGATCACTGTTCGCACTGATCAAATGATTGCAAAAGGATTAGTAGCAGAGGTGCAGCATTTGGGGGATAAATACGGTTGGGATTTGCCACTTTTGCAGACTTTGGGTTATGCAGAAATTAAGCAATATCTCCTCGGAGAAATTTCTTTAGAACAGGCGATCGATTTAATTATCCTCCACACCCGTCAATTTGCCAAACGTCAGCGCACTTGGTTTCGTGCCGATGCTGATATTGTTTGGTTTCCCATCGATAAAGAAAATTTATTGGAATCGGTGGAACGACAAATTATTTTGTTCCTTGAGGGGTTGTCAAGGCCCGATATAAAAACACATGATCCTGATTAA